The window TCTCTCCTTAGCAGCTCTTATAAAAATTTTAAGATTTGACGTAATTTTAGCCTGGCCCACAAAGTTATCAAATGAAAGAGGCCTTATGGATTGATCAAAAGTTTCTTCACCCTGAAACGGTTCCGGATTTGTAATTCTGTCATTTTCCATATTTTTCATTTAACCCGGCTACATTTTCTGAAGTGCATTTTTTACAAGCTCTTCTACGCTATAATCAGGATTATTCCTGAAAAGACTACTTACAGTTCTCTGCGCTTTTGCCTCCTGATAGCCGAGAGAAACAAGAGCCATTACAGCTTCTTTAACAGATGAAGATACTCTGCCGCCCTGCTCCGCAAATGCAATTTCACTCTCTATTTCAACTTTATCCTTCAGCTCTACAATAAGCCGCTCAGCCGTCCTTTTACCAACGCCGGGTGCAGAAGTTAAAACCGCTGTATCCTGAGCCCTTAAAGCTCTGTTGAAATCTTTAACGCTTAACCCGGACAAGATTCCCTGAGCGAGTTTCGGGCCTACTCCTGATACGGAAATTAAAAGGCGGAACAGTTTTCTTTCCTCTTCTGTTGCAAAACCGTAAAGTACGAGCTTATCTTCCCTTACATGAAGATGAGCCAAAACCGTAACTTCTTCCCCAGGGCTGCCGAATCTGTCAAAACTGGAAACAGGAATTTCAAATATGTATCCTATCCCTCCTGTCTCAACAATAATTGACGCAGGGCTCTTTTCTACAAGCCTGCCCCGAATAAAAGAAATCATATTTTCATCTCAGGATACTTTTTTTCTCTTTCGCTTCTCATACCATGGCACAAGGCAACTGCCAGCCCGTCAGCAGCATCTTCCTGAATTTCATTCTCCGATATTTTTAAAAGCTGAACTACAATTTTCTGTATCTGCTGTTTGGATGCATTCCCGAACCCGAGCACTGCCTGCTTAATCTCTCTCGGGGAGTACTCGGCAACAACCATTCCGGCATTTGCAGCTGCAAGCATGATAACTCCTCTTGCATGTCCCAATCTTAAAGCTGTTTTCGCATTTTGTGAAACAAAAGCTTCTTCAACAGCCGCCACATCAGGGCTGGTTCTTGCAATCAAATCCGAAATATCGTCAAAAATTAATTTTAATTTCTCATAAAATTGTAATTTTTTGTCAATCTTAAAATAGCCGAACTCCTCAACTGAAAAAAAATTCCCCGTGGGACTAATCAAGCCGTATCCTACAATCCTGGTACCCGGATCAATCCCAAGTATCTTCACTCAGGACTCCTCGCCTGACATCTCATCAATATTACAATTTGTATAAACCTGCTGGACATCATCCAACTCATCGAGAGCATCAAAAAGCTTCACAACCTGTTCAGCAACTTTACCTTCAGCTTTGGCAGTATTTTTGGGGCTCATGGTTATCTCTGAGGATAAAGTCTGAATACCCTCTTTCTCAAGTGCAAGTTTAAGGTCATTAAAAAATTCAGGTGCACATACTATTTCAAATACATCATCATCCGATGACAAATCATCAGCTCCTGCTTCGAGAACAATTTCCATAAGCCTCTCTTCATCACACACTTTTTTATCAACAACAAATAAACCTTTTTTCTCGAACATCCACGATACACATCCGGTTTCGCCTAGATTCCCGTTGTATTTTGTCAGAAGATGCCTGACTTCCGCAGTGGTTCTGTTAATGTTATCTGTAAGTGTATCTATCAGTATTGCAACTCCGCCTGGGCCATAGCCTTCATAAGACCTCTCTTCATAGACAACACCTGGCAGTTCGCCGGTACCTTTTTTAATGGCCTTATCAATATTAGCATTCGGCATGTTTGCAGCTTTTGCAGCATCAAGAGCTGAACGAAGGCGAGGGTTAGCAGTTTCATCACCTCCGCCCTGACGTGCTGCTGTAATTATTTCTCTTATCAGCTTGGTAAACACCTTGCCCTTCTGAGCATCGACCTTGGCTTTTTTTCTTTTAATTGTGCTCCATTTGGAGTGCCCTGACATAAAAAACCTCCTTTTATTCCAAAACAAAGATTGTTATTTATTTCTTCCTCATATTACAAAATAAAAATATCAGGGGAATATATGAAGGGGCCACAACAAAAAAGTATAGCTGTCAAGCCTTGCCTAAGCAAGTTTCATTTACGCAACTCTATTAATTTACTACGCTTTCATGCTGTTTCCATAATTCTTTAAAACCCGATTCCGCTCTATTTAAAAACTTCATACAATCATCTTCCTGCAATCTGCCGCCCTACCGCAAAAATCAAAACAGTGCCGCTCCGGCCCGGGCTATCATAACTATATAGAAATTATTCCCTTTCTCATGTCCCCCAATTTAGATTGATCATAAAATTAATGTTTTATTACTGGCGAAGGTACAACCCATGCATCTGTAAAACCATTTCTCACAGCTCTCTTTTTTAAAATTTCAGCCTGCTTTCGTGTAATACAATCACCTACGCGAATTTTATACATGGGTGCTTCAAATATAAGATATACATTATCATCAAACTTAAATACCGCTTTCTTTTTCTCCTTTCGCGCCATTTCCTCATCTGCTGTTGCGAGAAGCTGAACACGAAAGCCCTTGGAAAAATCCTCATTATTCCTATCTTCTTTTACCGGCTGAATACCGCTTTGTATCAAATTAGACACATTACTTTTCAGACTGTCCTGTTCTGAGCCTGATATTTTCTTTTCAATCTTCAGGTCATCATCATTTAATGACAGAGGGTCAAAACTCTCATCCATTTTTGTTTTTGATTCGGAAGTTCCGGGAGCCTCTTTCCATCCGAACTGAGATGATGAACA of the bacterium genome contains:
- the ruvA gene encoding Holliday junction branch migration protein RuvA, whose translation is MISFIRGRLVEKSPASIIVETGGIGYIFEIPVSSFDRFGSPGEEVTVLAHLHVREDKLVLYGFATEEERKLFRLLISVSGVGPKLAQGILSGLSVKDFNRALRAQDTAVLTSAPGVGKRTAERLIVELKDKVEIESEIAFAEQGGRVSSSVKEAVMALVSLGYQEAKAQRTVSSLFRNNPDYSVEELVKNALQKM
- the ruvC gene encoding crossover junction endodeoxyribonuclease RuvC, translating into MKILGIDPGTRIVGYGLISPTGNFFSVEEFGYFKIDKKLQFYEKLKLIFDDISDLIARTSPDVAAVEEAFVSQNAKTALRLGHARGVIMLAAANAGMVVAEYSPREIKQAVLGFGNASKQQIQKIVVQLLKISENEIQEDAADGLAVALCHGMRSEREKKYPEMKI
- a CDS encoding YebC/PmpR family DNA-binding transcriptional regulator, encoding MSGHSKWSTIKRKKAKVDAQKGKVFTKLIREIITAARQGGGDETANPRLRSALDAAKAANMPNANIDKAIKKGTGELPGVVYEERSYEGYGPGGVAILIDTLTDNINRTTAEVRHLLTKYNGNLGETGCVSWMFEKKGLFVVDKKVCDEERLMEIVLEAGADDLSSDDDVFEIVCAPEFFNDLKLALEKEGIQTLSSEITMSPKNTAKAEGKVAEQVVKLFDALDELDDVQQVYTNCNIDEMSGEES
- a CDS encoding SPOR domain-containing protein codes for the protein MRIKGSIIWVSTVLLLAGCSSSQFGWKEAPGTSESKTKMDESFDPLSLNDDDLKIEKKISGSEQDSLKSNVSNLIQSGIQPVKEDRNNEDFSKGFRVQLLATADEEMARKEKKKAVFKFDDNVYLIFEAPMYKIRVGDCITRKQAEILKKRAVRNGFTDAWVVPSPVIKH